A genome region from Passer domesticus isolate bPasDom1 chromosome 27, bPasDom1.hap1, whole genome shotgun sequence includes the following:
- the RUNDC3A gene encoding RUN domain-containing protein 3A isoform X1, translating to MLSPPKRGWRQSKAGGDALSLGSSKDPPQNPKTAGGASPTGSPSMSEGTAGDPRGTPDPPHPPESDLGGRGRGEHPFGGAGGARPVAWAPAEQSLRGAGGRGGPRGGKGHRPRPRRLGRWMEASWVPAAMALGLSSKKASSRNIAVERKNLITVCRFSVKTLLEKYTADPIDDSSEEFVNFAAILEQILSHRFKGPVSWFSSDGQRGFWDYIRLACSKVPNNCVSSIENMENISTSRAKGRAWIRVALMEKRMSEYISTALRDTRTTRRFYDDGAIMLREESTVLTGMLIGLSAIDFSFCLKGEVMDGKTPVVIDYTPYLKFTQSYDYLSEEEERGSVESSTSEDSSPEHPYLPLVTDEDSWYNKWRKMEQKFRIVYAQKGYLEELVRLRESQLKDLEAENKRLKLRLEEVMVQNQLEKRELEGVILELQEQLTGLIPCENPQLAQLSKEMVTPLVNQWPSLGTLNGNESGSDSKLYRRHSFVSTDQLSAENSLSSDSQRLGEGKREGEPWGPLGKDPTPSMLGLCGSLASLPSCKSLASLKSNECLVSDSTEASPTRSPS from the exons atgCTCAGCCCCCCAAAACGAGGATGGAGGCAGAGCAAGGCAGGGGGTGATGCTCTGAGCCTGGGGAGTTCCAaagaccccccccaaaaccccaaaaccgcGGGGGGTGCTTCACCCACGGGGTCCCCGAGCATGTCGGAAGGGACAGCCGGGGACCCCCGCGGGACTCCGGACCCCCCCCATCCCCCGGAGAGCGATTtggggggccgggggcggggagAGCATCCCTTTGGGGGGGCGGGCGGCGCACGGCCCGTGGCGTGGGCACCGGCGGAGCAAAGCCTGCGCGGcgcggggggccgggggggtCCCCGCGGGGGGAAGGGGCATCGCCCGCGGCCGCGGCGCCTGGGCCGCTGGATGGAAGCGAGCTGGGTGCCGGCTGCCATGGCTCTGGGGCTCTCCTCCAAGAAGGCTTCCTCCAGGAACATCGCCGTGGAGAGGAAAAACCTCATCACCGTCTGCAG GTTCTCGGTGAAGACCCTTCTGGAGAAGTACACGGCGGATCCCATCGACGACTCCTCCGAGGAGTTCGTTAACTTCGCCGCCATCCTCGAGCAGATCCTCAGCCACCGCTTCAAAG GCCCTGTCAGCTGGTTCAGCTCGGATGGACAGCGCGGGTTTTGGGATTACATCCGCCTGGCCTGCAGCAAGGTGCCCAACAACTGCGTCAGCAGCATCGAGAACATGGAGAACATCAGCACCTCCAGGGCCAAG GGCCGGGCCTGGATCCGCGTGGCGCTGATGGAGAAGCGAATGTCCGAGTACATCTCCACGGCCCTGCGGGACACTCGGACCACCAG GAGGTTTTACGACGACGGGGCCATCATGCTGCGCGAGGAGTCCACGGTGCTCACGGGGATGCTCATCGGGCTCAGCGCCATCGACTTCAG CTTCTGCCTGAAGGGAGAGGTGATGGACGGTAAAACGCCCGTGGTCATTGACTACACGCCCTACCTGAAGTTCACGCAGAG ctATGACTACCTGAgcgaggaggaggagcgggGCAGTGTGGAGAGCAGCACGAGCGAGGACAGCTCACCTGAGCACCCCTACCTGCCCCTGGTCACCGACGAGGACAGCTGGTACAACAAGTGGCGCAAGATGGAGCAGAAATTCCGCATTGTTTATGCCCAAAAG GGGtacctggaggagctggtgaGGCTGCGGGAGTCGCAGCTGAAGGACCTGGAGGCGGAGAACAAGCGGCTGAAGCTGCGGCTGGAGGAGGTGATGGTGCAGAAccagctggagaagagggagctggagggcgtcatcctggagctgcaggagcagct GACGGGGCTGATTCCCTGCGAGAACCCACAGCTGGCCCAGCTCTCCAAGGAGATGGTGACACCCCTGGTCAACCAGTGGCCCTCCCTGGGGACCCTCAATGGCAACGAGAGCGGCTCGGACAGCAAACTCTACAGAAG gcacagcttcGTGAGCACCGACCAGCTCTCGGCCGAGAACAGCCTCAGCTCCGACTCCCAGCGCCTGGGCGAGGGCAAGCGCGAAGGGGAGCCCTGGGGGCCCTTGG GGAAGGACCCCACGCCCTCCATGCTGGGGCTCTGCGGCTCCCTggcctccctgcccagctgcaagTCCCTGGCCAGCCTCAAGTCCAACGAGTGCCTGGTGAGCGACAGCACGGAAGCCAGCCCGACCCGCAGCCCCAGCTGA
- the SLC4A1 gene encoding band 3 anion transport protein isoform X2, with the protein MEGPGQEAYEEGMRRSLDPEGYEDPGLKSSHLSLGEMSRPGAAIGSPLQAWRARAEEMNPLRQYLPGRRGFYDLDGKRRSAGAPPGHPSRGEGQPVSVTDVDPEAAGSRRLLSQQDTHEGYVELHELVLDNAKDLCWMEAGHWLKLEEDFQESGDWSQPHLSFLTYHSLLEIRRALSKGAILLNVEANSLPAIVHILLDQLIYEGQMKPQDRDDVMRTLLLRHSHPTEDESVWTMPPALVQRSGSSRADVERPLLREQRPLEMSRMAGKEQSGVPRPQLLETIPEGAEATLVLVGCAAFLEQPMLAFVRLKDAVTLDGVLDVSIPVRFLAVVLGPDSPQISYHEIGRAIATMMSERVFRRDAYLAEGRQELLRGVEDFLDASIVLPPTEAPSEQLLGALVPLQRELLRRRYQPLERLHIGDFLKDLGPDEAAAEDDDPLRRTGRPFGGLVRDIRRRYPKYLSDIKDALNPQCLAAVIFIYFAALSPAITFGGLLGEKTKGMMGVSELLISTCVQCVLFSLLSAQPLLVVGFSGPLLVFEEAFYSFCSSNGLEYIVGRVWIGFWLILLVLVVVACEGSFLVRYLSRYTQEIFSFLISLIFIFETFSKLVTIFKHHPLKREYNVQPEVQPGVPEPNTALLSLVLMAGTFFLAFFLRVFKNSSFLPGKVRRLIGDFGVPISIFIMALADFFINDTYTQKLSVPRGLQVTNATARGWFIHPMGDTAPFPIWMMFASVIPALLVFILIFLETQITTLIVSKPERKLVKGTGFHLDLLLIVAMGGLAALFGMPWLSATTVRTITHANALTVMSKTSAPGEKSQILEVKEQRISGLLVAVLIGVSILMEPILKYIPLAVLFGIFLYMGVTSLFGIQLFDRILLLLKPPKYHPDEPYVTRVKTWRMHLFTFTQIIFLVVLWVVKSTPASLALPFVLILTVPLRRFLLPRIFRDIELKCLDADDAVVTFEEAEGTDVYNEVQMPS; encoded by the exons ATGGAGGGGCCTGGCCAG GAGGCCTACGAGGaggggatgaggaggagcctGGACCCCGAAGGCTACGAGGACCCCGGCCTGAAGAGCTCCCACCTGTCCCTGGGCGAGATGAGCA ggcccggcgctgCCATCGGGTCCCCCCTGCAGGCGTGGAGGGCCAGGGCCGAGGAGATGAATCCCCTGCG CCAGTATCTGCCCGGCCGCCGGGGATTTTATGACCTGGACGGGAAGAGGCGCTCGGCCGGGGCCCCCCCGGGACACCCCAGCCGTGGCGAAGGGCAGC CTGTGTCAGTGACCGATGTGGACCcggaggcagcagggagcaggaggctcctgtcccagcaggaCACCCATGAG GGCTACGTGGAGCTGCACGAGCTGGTCCTGGACAATGCCAAGGACTTGTGCTGGATGGAGGCTGGCCACTGGCTCAAGCTGGAGGAGGACTTCCAGGAATCAGGGGACTGGAGCCAGCCCCATCTCTCCTTCCTGACCTACCACAGCCTCCTGGAGATCCGCCGGGCTTTGAGCAAAG gtgCCATTCTCCTCAACGTGGAGGCCAACTCGCTGCCGGCCATCGTGCACATCCTCCTCGACCAGCTGATCTACGAGGGGCAGATGAAGCCGCAGGACCGCGACGACGTCATGAGGACGCTGCTCCTGCGCCACAG CCACCCCACCGAGGATGAGTCGGTGTGGACGATGCCGCCGGCGCTGGTGCAGCGCTCGGGCAGCAGCCGCGCCGACGTGGAGCGGCCACTCCTGCGGGAGCAGCGGCCCCTGGAGATGAGCAGgatggcagggaaggagcag AGCGGGGTCCCCAGACCCCAACTGCTGGAGACGAtcccagagggagctgaggccACCCTGGTCCTTGTGG GCTGTGCAGCCTTCCTGGAGCAGCCAATGCTGGCCTTTGTGCGCCTGAAGGACGCGGTGACGCTGGACGGCGTCCTCGACGTGTCCATCCCCGTCCGCTTCCTCGCCGTGGTGCTGGGGCCCGACTCCCCCCAGATCAGCTACCACGAGATCGGCCGCGCCATCGCCACCATGATGTCCGAGAGG GTGTTCCGCCGGGACGCCTACCTGGCCGAGGGCCGGCAGGAGCTGCTGCGGGGCGTGGAGGATTTCCTGGACGCCAGTATCGTCCTGCCGCCCACCGAGGCCCCCAGCGAGCAGCTGCTGGGCGCCCTGGTGCCGCTGCAGCGGGAGCTGCTCCGGCGGCGCTACCAGCCCCTGGAGAGGCTGCACATCGGGGACTTCCTGAAGGATCTGG ggccgGACGAGGCGGCTGCGGAGGATGATGACCCCCTGCGCAGGACGGGGCGGCCTTTTGGGGGGCTGGTGCGGGACATCCGCCGCCGGTACCCCAAATACCTCAGCGACATCAAGGACGCCCTCAACCCCCAGTGCCTGGCCGCCGTCATCTTCATCTACTTCGCGGCGCTGTCACCCGCCATCACCTTCGGAGGCTTGCTGG GTGAGAAGACCAAGGGGATGATGGGGGTGTCGGAGCTGCTCATCTCCACCTGCGTGCAGTGCGTGCTCTTCAGCCTCCTCAGCGCCCAGCCCCTCCTCGTCGTCGGCTTCTCGGGACCCCTCCTGGTCTTTGAGGAAGCCTTTTACTCG ttctgcagcagcaatgGCCTGGAGTACATCGTGGGACGGGTGTGGATCGGCTTCTGGCTgatcctgctggtgctggtggtggtggcCTGCGAGGGCAGCTTCCTGGTGCGCTACCTGTCCCGCTACACCCAGGAGATCTTCTCCTTCCTCATCTCCCTCATCTTCATCTTTGAGACCTTCTCCAAGCTGGTCACG ATTTTCAAGCACCACCCCCTGAAGCGGGAGTACAACGTGCAGCCCGAGGTGCAGCCCGGGGTGCCCGAGCCCAACACGGCGCTGCTGTCCCTCGTCCTCATGGCCGGCACCTTCTTCCTGGCCTTCTTCCTCCGCGTCTTCAAGAACAGCTCCTTCCTGCCCGGCAAG GTCCGGCGCCTGATCGGGGACTTCGGGGTGCCCATTTCCATCTTCATCATGGCCCTGGCCGACTTCTTCATCAACGACACCTACACGCAG AAACTCAGCGTCCCCAGAGGGCTGCAGGTCACCAACGCCACCGCCCGGGGCTGGTTCATCCACCCCATGGGGGACACTGCCCCCTTCCCCATCTGGATGATGTTTGCCTCCGTGATTCCCGCCCTGCTGGTCTTCATCCTCATCTTCCTCGAGACACAGATCACCAC cctCATCGTCAGCAAGCCCGAGAGGAAACTGGTGAAGGGCACCGGCTTCCACCTGGACCTGCTGCTGATCGTGGCCATGGGGGGGCTGGCAGCCCTTTTTGGGATGCCCTGGCTCAGTGCCACCACCGTGCGCACCATCACCCACGCCAACGCCCTCACTGTCATGAGCAAGACCTCTGCCCCGGGCGAGAAATCCCAGATCCTGGAGGTCAAGGAGCAGCGCATCAGCGGcctgctggtggctgtgctcattg GTGTCTCCATCCTGATGGAGCCCATCCTGAAGTACATCCCCCTGGCCGTGCTCTTCGGCATCTTCCTCTACATGGGGGTCACCTCCCTCTTTGGCATCCAGCTCTTTGACCgcatcctgctcctgctgaagCCCCCCAAGTACCACCCCGACGAGCCCTACGTCACCCGG GTGAAGACTTGGAGGATGCACCTCTTCACCTTCACCCAGATCATCTTCCTGGTGGTGCTGTGGGTGGTGAAGTCCACCCCGGCCTCGCTGGCTCTGCCCTTTGTCCTCATCCTCACCGTGCCCCTGCGGCGCTTCCTGCTCCCCAGGATCTTCCGGGACATCGAGCTCAAATGT CTGGACGCGGATGACGCCGTGGTGACCTTTGAAGAGGCAGAGGGGACAGATGTGTACAACGAGGTGCAGATGCCCAGCTAA
- the RUNDC3A gene encoding RUN domain-containing protein 3A isoform X2, with protein sequence MLSPPKRGWRQSKAGGDALSLGSSKDPPQNPKTAGGASPTGSPSMSEGTAGDPRGTPDPPHPPESDLGGRGRGEHPFGGAGGARPVAWAPAEQSLRGAGGRGGPRGGKGHRPRPRRLGRWMEASWVPAAMALGLSSKKASSRNIAVERKNLITVCRFSVKTLLEKYTADPIDDSSEEFVNFAAILEQILSHRFKGPVSWFSSDGQRGFWDYIRLACSKVPNNCVSSIENMENISTSRAKGRAWIRVALMEKRMSEYISTALRDTRTTRRFYDDGAIMLREESTVLTGMLIGLSAIDFSFCLKGEVMDGKTPVVIDYTPYLKFTQSYDYLSEEEERGSVESSTSEDSSPEHPYLPLVTDEDSWYNKWRKMEQKFRIVYAQKGYLEELVRLRESQLKDLEAENKRLKLRLEEVMVQNQLEKRELEGVILELQEQLTGLIPCENPQLAQLSKEMVTPLVNQWPSLGTLNGNESGSDSKLYRREGPHALHAGALRLPGLPAQLQVPGQPQVQRVPGERQHGSQPDPQPQLRPPAPAPPPGPA encoded by the exons atgCTCAGCCCCCCAAAACGAGGATGGAGGCAGAGCAAGGCAGGGGGTGATGCTCTGAGCCTGGGGAGTTCCAaagaccccccccaaaaccccaaaaccgcGGGGGGTGCTTCACCCACGGGGTCCCCGAGCATGTCGGAAGGGACAGCCGGGGACCCCCGCGGGACTCCGGACCCCCCCCATCCCCCGGAGAGCGATTtggggggccgggggcggggagAGCATCCCTTTGGGGGGGCGGGCGGCGCACGGCCCGTGGCGTGGGCACCGGCGGAGCAAAGCCTGCGCGGcgcggggggccgggggggtCCCCGCGGGGGGAAGGGGCATCGCCCGCGGCCGCGGCGCCTGGGCCGCTGGATGGAAGCGAGCTGGGTGCCGGCTGCCATGGCTCTGGGGCTCTCCTCCAAGAAGGCTTCCTCCAGGAACATCGCCGTGGAGAGGAAAAACCTCATCACCGTCTGCAG GTTCTCGGTGAAGACCCTTCTGGAGAAGTACACGGCGGATCCCATCGACGACTCCTCCGAGGAGTTCGTTAACTTCGCCGCCATCCTCGAGCAGATCCTCAGCCACCGCTTCAAAG GCCCTGTCAGCTGGTTCAGCTCGGATGGACAGCGCGGGTTTTGGGATTACATCCGCCTGGCCTGCAGCAAGGTGCCCAACAACTGCGTCAGCAGCATCGAGAACATGGAGAACATCAGCACCTCCAGGGCCAAG GGCCGGGCCTGGATCCGCGTGGCGCTGATGGAGAAGCGAATGTCCGAGTACATCTCCACGGCCCTGCGGGACACTCGGACCACCAG GAGGTTTTACGACGACGGGGCCATCATGCTGCGCGAGGAGTCCACGGTGCTCACGGGGATGCTCATCGGGCTCAGCGCCATCGACTTCAG CTTCTGCCTGAAGGGAGAGGTGATGGACGGTAAAACGCCCGTGGTCATTGACTACACGCCCTACCTGAAGTTCACGCAGAG ctATGACTACCTGAgcgaggaggaggagcgggGCAGTGTGGAGAGCAGCACGAGCGAGGACAGCTCACCTGAGCACCCCTACCTGCCCCTGGTCACCGACGAGGACAGCTGGTACAACAAGTGGCGCAAGATGGAGCAGAAATTCCGCATTGTTTATGCCCAAAAG GGGtacctggaggagctggtgaGGCTGCGGGAGTCGCAGCTGAAGGACCTGGAGGCGGAGAACAAGCGGCTGAAGCTGCGGCTGGAGGAGGTGATGGTGCAGAAccagctggagaagagggagctggagggcgtcatcctggagctgcaggagcagct GACGGGGCTGATTCCCTGCGAGAACCCACAGCTGGCCCAGCTCTCCAAGGAGATGGTGACACCCCTGGTCAACCAGTGGCCCTCCCTGGGGACCCTCAATGGCAACGAGAGCGGCTCGGACAGCAAACTCTACAGAAG GGAAGGACCCCACGCCCTCCATGCTGGGGCTCTGCGGCTCCCTggcctccctgcccagctgcaagTCCCTGGCCAGCCTCAAGTCCAACGAGTGCCTGGTGAGCGACAGCACGGAAGCCAGCCCGACCCGCAGCCCCAGCTGAGACCCCCggcccccgcgccgccccccgGCCCAGCGTGA
- the SLC4A1 gene encoding band 3 anion transport protein isoform X1: MEGPGQEAYEEGMRRSLDPEGYEDPGLKSSHLSLGEMSTVSVTDVDPEAAGSRRLLSQQDTHEGYVELHELVLDNAKDLCWMEAGHWLKLEEDFQESGDWSQPHLSFLTYHSLLEIRRALSKGAILLNVEANSLPAIVHILLDQLIYEGQMKPQDRDDVMRTLLLRHSHPTEDESVWTMPPALVQRSGSSRADVERPLLREQRPLEMSRMAGKEQSGVPRPQLLETIPEGAEATLVLVGCAAFLEQPMLAFVRLKDAVTLDGVLDVSIPVRFLAVVLGPDSPQISYHEIGRAIATMMSERVFRRDAYLAEGRQELLRGVEDFLDASIVLPPTEAPSEQLLGALVPLQRELLRRRYQPLERLHIGDFLKDLGPDEAAAEDDDPLRRTGRPFGGLVRDIRRRYPKYLSDIKDALNPQCLAAVIFIYFAALSPAITFGGLLGEKTKGMMGVSELLISTCVQCVLFSLLSAQPLLVVGFSGPLLVFEEAFYSFCSSNGLEYIVGRVWIGFWLILLVLVVVACEGSFLVRYLSRYTQEIFSFLISLIFIFETFSKLVTIFKHHPLKREYNVQPEVQPGVPEPNTALLSLVLMAGTFFLAFFLRVFKNSSFLPGKVRRLIGDFGVPISIFIMALADFFINDTYTQKLSVPRGLQVTNATARGWFIHPMGDTAPFPIWMMFASVIPALLVFILIFLETQITTLIVSKPERKLVKGTGFHLDLLLIVAMGGLAALFGMPWLSATTVRTITHANALTVMSKTSAPGEKSQILEVKEQRISGLLVAVLIGVSILMEPILKYIPLAVLFGIFLYMGVTSLFGIQLFDRILLLLKPPKYHPDEPYVTRVKTWRMHLFTFTQIIFLVVLWVVKSTPASLALPFVLILTVPLRRFLLPRIFRDIELKCLDADDAVVTFEEAEGTDVYNEVQMPS; the protein is encoded by the exons ATGGAGGGGCCTGGCCAG GAGGCCTACGAGGaggggatgaggaggagcctGGACCCCGAAGGCTACGAGGACCCCGGCCTGAAGAGCTCCCACCTGTCCCTGGGCGAGATGAGCA CTGTGTCAGTGACCGATGTGGACCcggaggcagcagggagcaggaggctcctgtcccagcaggaCACCCATGAG GGCTACGTGGAGCTGCACGAGCTGGTCCTGGACAATGCCAAGGACTTGTGCTGGATGGAGGCTGGCCACTGGCTCAAGCTGGAGGAGGACTTCCAGGAATCAGGGGACTGGAGCCAGCCCCATCTCTCCTTCCTGACCTACCACAGCCTCCTGGAGATCCGCCGGGCTTTGAGCAAAG gtgCCATTCTCCTCAACGTGGAGGCCAACTCGCTGCCGGCCATCGTGCACATCCTCCTCGACCAGCTGATCTACGAGGGGCAGATGAAGCCGCAGGACCGCGACGACGTCATGAGGACGCTGCTCCTGCGCCACAG CCACCCCACCGAGGATGAGTCGGTGTGGACGATGCCGCCGGCGCTGGTGCAGCGCTCGGGCAGCAGCCGCGCCGACGTGGAGCGGCCACTCCTGCGGGAGCAGCGGCCCCTGGAGATGAGCAGgatggcagggaaggagcag AGCGGGGTCCCCAGACCCCAACTGCTGGAGACGAtcccagagggagctgaggccACCCTGGTCCTTGTGG GCTGTGCAGCCTTCCTGGAGCAGCCAATGCTGGCCTTTGTGCGCCTGAAGGACGCGGTGACGCTGGACGGCGTCCTCGACGTGTCCATCCCCGTCCGCTTCCTCGCCGTGGTGCTGGGGCCCGACTCCCCCCAGATCAGCTACCACGAGATCGGCCGCGCCATCGCCACCATGATGTCCGAGAGG GTGTTCCGCCGGGACGCCTACCTGGCCGAGGGCCGGCAGGAGCTGCTGCGGGGCGTGGAGGATTTCCTGGACGCCAGTATCGTCCTGCCGCCCACCGAGGCCCCCAGCGAGCAGCTGCTGGGCGCCCTGGTGCCGCTGCAGCGGGAGCTGCTCCGGCGGCGCTACCAGCCCCTGGAGAGGCTGCACATCGGGGACTTCCTGAAGGATCTGG ggccgGACGAGGCGGCTGCGGAGGATGATGACCCCCTGCGCAGGACGGGGCGGCCTTTTGGGGGGCTGGTGCGGGACATCCGCCGCCGGTACCCCAAATACCTCAGCGACATCAAGGACGCCCTCAACCCCCAGTGCCTGGCCGCCGTCATCTTCATCTACTTCGCGGCGCTGTCACCCGCCATCACCTTCGGAGGCTTGCTGG GTGAGAAGACCAAGGGGATGATGGGGGTGTCGGAGCTGCTCATCTCCACCTGCGTGCAGTGCGTGCTCTTCAGCCTCCTCAGCGCCCAGCCCCTCCTCGTCGTCGGCTTCTCGGGACCCCTCCTGGTCTTTGAGGAAGCCTTTTACTCG ttctgcagcagcaatgGCCTGGAGTACATCGTGGGACGGGTGTGGATCGGCTTCTGGCTgatcctgctggtgctggtggtggtggcCTGCGAGGGCAGCTTCCTGGTGCGCTACCTGTCCCGCTACACCCAGGAGATCTTCTCCTTCCTCATCTCCCTCATCTTCATCTTTGAGACCTTCTCCAAGCTGGTCACG ATTTTCAAGCACCACCCCCTGAAGCGGGAGTACAACGTGCAGCCCGAGGTGCAGCCCGGGGTGCCCGAGCCCAACACGGCGCTGCTGTCCCTCGTCCTCATGGCCGGCACCTTCTTCCTGGCCTTCTTCCTCCGCGTCTTCAAGAACAGCTCCTTCCTGCCCGGCAAG GTCCGGCGCCTGATCGGGGACTTCGGGGTGCCCATTTCCATCTTCATCATGGCCCTGGCCGACTTCTTCATCAACGACACCTACACGCAG AAACTCAGCGTCCCCAGAGGGCTGCAGGTCACCAACGCCACCGCCCGGGGCTGGTTCATCCACCCCATGGGGGACACTGCCCCCTTCCCCATCTGGATGATGTTTGCCTCCGTGATTCCCGCCCTGCTGGTCTTCATCCTCATCTTCCTCGAGACACAGATCACCAC cctCATCGTCAGCAAGCCCGAGAGGAAACTGGTGAAGGGCACCGGCTTCCACCTGGACCTGCTGCTGATCGTGGCCATGGGGGGGCTGGCAGCCCTTTTTGGGATGCCCTGGCTCAGTGCCACCACCGTGCGCACCATCACCCACGCCAACGCCCTCACTGTCATGAGCAAGACCTCTGCCCCGGGCGAGAAATCCCAGATCCTGGAGGTCAAGGAGCAGCGCATCAGCGGcctgctggtggctgtgctcattg GTGTCTCCATCCTGATGGAGCCCATCCTGAAGTACATCCCCCTGGCCGTGCTCTTCGGCATCTTCCTCTACATGGGGGTCACCTCCCTCTTTGGCATCCAGCTCTTTGACCgcatcctgctcctgctgaagCCCCCCAAGTACCACCCCGACGAGCCCTACGTCACCCGG GTGAAGACTTGGAGGATGCACCTCTTCACCTTCACCCAGATCATCTTCCTGGTGGTGCTGTGGGTGGTGAAGTCCACCCCGGCCTCGCTGGCTCTGCCCTTTGTCCTCATCCTCACCGTGCCCCTGCGGCGCTTCCTGCTCCCCAGGATCTTCCGGGACATCGAGCTCAAATGT CTGGACGCGGATGACGCCGTGGTGACCTTTGAAGAGGCAGAGGGGACAGATGTGTACAACGAGGTGCAGATGCCCAGCTAA